In the Candidatus Mycosynbacter amalyticus genome, one interval contains:
- a CDS encoding ABC transporter permease has translation MASRHNLGTVISFEFWRTVKKPSFWIATLAFPLMFAVIIGIVYYSSKTSSDSSEKLAQEKFSIEYKDDSSVVLPVVADKLDAQPVTDKATAIEEVKTGKVDAFFYYPANLDKAQVEVYGKDAGLFNNGKYSAVAEQMLKTSAAATIANPRLIAVTQGSVSSDTTTYKKDGEVSAGWLAAIPPLLFLLFFYFTIAMLGNNLLNSTVEEKENRVTEMILTTLNPTILIVGKLLATFLAGIVQAAVMITPAVIAYFVLGSEVVNLPNANMISQLVVDPTAMVIGALIMIGGLMLFTGTLVAVGAVMPTAKEAGQYFGIAILLMFIPFYIIMLILSDPSALVVQVFTFFPYTAPVTALLRNAFGSLGLVDAAIVISMLMVLGTVIILLAVRLFRYGAMQYDGRLSLKTLSLKKRA, from the coding sequence ATGGCATCTCGACATAATCTCGGCACAGTTATTAGTTTTGAGTTTTGGCGTACTGTCAAAAAGCCTTCGTTTTGGATTGCCACACTCGCATTTCCACTCATGTTCGCCGTTATCATCGGTATCGTCTATTACAGTAGCAAGACCTCAAGCGACAGTAGTGAAAAACTTGCCCAGGAGAAGTTTAGTATCGAATACAAAGACGACTCGAGCGTCGTATTACCAGTAGTAGCTGACAAACTTGACGCCCAGCCAGTCACCGACAAAGCGACTGCGATCGAGGAGGTCAAAACAGGCAAGGTTGACGCATTTTTCTACTATCCCGCCAACCTCGACAAGGCACAGGTAGAAGTCTACGGCAAAGACGCGGGACTGTTCAATAATGGCAAATACTCTGCTGTCGCCGAACAGATGCTGAAGACAAGTGCTGCTGCGACAATTGCAAATCCGAGATTAATAGCCGTAACACAGGGATCTGTCTCGAGTGACACCACCACCTATAAAAAAGATGGGGAAGTCTCTGCCGGCTGGCTTGCAGCCATTCCACCATTGCTCTTCCTCCTCTTTTTCTATTTTACAATTGCCATGCTTGGCAACAACCTTCTCAATAGTACTGTCGAAGAAAAAGAAAATCGCGTTACTGAGATGATTCTCACCACGCTTAATCCAACCATTCTTATCGTAGGCAAGCTTCTTGCGACATTTCTGGCAGGTATCGTGCAGGCGGCCGTAATGATTACGCCAGCAGTCATTGCATACTTTGTACTTGGCTCGGAAGTTGTCAATCTTCCAAACGCGAACATGATCTCACAGCTTGTTGTCGATCCAACTGCCATGGTGATAGGTGCACTCATTATGATCGGAGGACTCATGTTGTTCACCGGTACACTTGTAGCTGTTGGTGCTGTCATGCCAACAGCCAAAGAAGCAGGCCAATACTTTGGCATTGCCATCCTCCTCATGTTCATACCGTTTTATATCATCATGCTCATCCTCAGCGACCCGAGCGCACTTGTGGTACAAGTCTTCACATTCTTCCCATACACCGCACCAGTTACAGCCTTACTTCGCAACGCATTTGGTTCCCTCGGCCTAGTTGACGCCGCTATTGTGATCAGCATGCTCATGGTGCTTGGCACTGTCATCATCCTGCTTGCGGTGCGCCTGTTTCGCTACGGCGCCATGCAGTACGACGGGAGACTGTCACTTAAAACTCTAAGCCTCAAAAAACGAGCATAG
- a CDS encoding ABC transporter ATP-binding protein codes for MKFGDKTVIDDLSFEVRKGETFGFLGSNGSGKTTTMRALLGIYQPTSGSLTINGKTFEPEDGRMLGYLPEERGLYKKESVLDVMTYFGQLKGLAKQEAKQWSLDYLKRVKLEDKARVKVDKLSGGQQQKVQLGVTIMNDPDVLILDEPTKGFDPVNRRLLMDIIEAQRAKGATIILITHDMSEVERLCDRLILLKDGTQAAYGTVPEVLEQFKKKTMDDVFLHVYGEDAASEGEEK; via the coding sequence ATGAAATTTGGCGACAAAACAGTCATCGACGACTTATCATTTGAAGTTCGAAAGGGCGAAACGTTTGGCTTCCTCGGTAGCAATGGTAGCGGCAAGACGACAACGATGCGTGCGCTCCTTGGTATCTATCAGCCCACCAGCGGTTCACTCACTATCAACGGCAAGACATTTGAGCCAGAAGATGGCCGTATGCTCGGCTACCTGCCAGAAGAACGCGGCCTCTACAAAAAAGAGTCAGTTCTCGATGTCATGACCTACTTTGGTCAGCTCAAAGGCCTCGCTAAACAAGAAGCAAAACAGTGGTCACTCGACTACTTAAAGCGTGTCAAGCTCGAAGACAAAGCAAGAGTAAAAGTCGATAAACTTTCTGGTGGACAACAGCAAAAGGTCCAGCTAGGCGTGACGATTATGAACGACCCGGACGTACTCATTCTCGACGAGCCAACCAAAGGCTTCGACCCAGTCAATCGCCGTTTACTTATGGATATTATCGAAGCTCAGCGTGCCAAGGGTGCGACTATCATCCTCATTACTCATGACATGAGCGAGGTAGAGCGACTGTGCGACCGATTAATCTTACTCAAAGATGGCACTCAGGCGGCATATGGTACAGTGCCCGAAGTACTAGAGCAGTTCAAAAAGAAAACCATGGATGACGTATTTCTTCATGTGTACGGCGAAGACGCCGCAAGTGAAGGGGAGGAGAAATAG
- the tgt gene encoding tRNA guanosine(34) transglycosylase Tgt, which translates to MKKALEFEIHHRLDGALARTGTITTPHGLIETPAFIPVGTKATLKALTPEQLRAAGAQAVLVNAYHLYLRPGHELIDRAGGVHEFMHWDGPTFSDSGGFQVMSLGVGFKKVVDMEGDPDQKTTNKKDKLAWIDNDGVNFKSHLDGSMHRFTPELSMQIQHGVGADITFAFDELTTLFHDYDYQVESLHERTHPWAVRSLAEHKRLNVERSHRPPQALFGVVQGADHEDLRRECARFLGGMDFDGYGLGGALRKSNIGNNVRWMCEELPEDKPRHMLGISEPDDIFDCIENGADTFDCVSPARVGRNGALYTKRGRVNITRSEFKEKLEPFDADCDCYTCQNFTAAYLHHLFKSDELLSNTLATIHNERFIVRLVDDIRASIADNSFFDFKQEFLAGYYSKRESA; encoded by the coding sequence ATGAAAAAAGCTTTGGAGTTTGAAATCCACCACCGGTTGGACGGTGCGCTCGCGCGGACAGGTACTATTACGACGCCGCACGGTTTGATCGAGACGCCAGCGTTTATACCCGTAGGGACCAAAGCAACATTGAAGGCATTGACCCCTGAGCAGCTGCGAGCTGCTGGTGCCCAGGCAGTACTGGTAAACGCTTACCACCTATATCTGCGTCCTGGCCATGAACTAATTGACCGTGCGGGCGGCGTACACGAATTTATGCACTGGGATGGGCCAACTTTTAGTGATAGTGGTGGATTCCAGGTGATGAGCCTCGGCGTAGGATTCAAAAAAGTTGTTGACATGGAGGGTGATCCCGACCAGAAAACAACCAACAAGAAAGACAAATTGGCATGGATAGACAACGATGGTGTGAACTTTAAATCGCACCTCGATGGTAGCATGCATCGATTTACACCGGAGCTAAGCATGCAGATCCAGCATGGTGTCGGCGCAGATATCACGTTTGCGTTCGACGAATTGACGACGCTGTTTCATGACTATGATTACCAGGTGGAGAGCCTGCACGAGCGTACGCATCCGTGGGCAGTGCGGAGTTTAGCGGAGCATAAACGCTTGAACGTAGAGCGTTCACACCGGCCGCCACAGGCGCTCTTTGGTGTAGTGCAAGGTGCCGACCACGAAGATTTGCGTCGCGAATGCGCGCGATTCCTAGGGGGTATGGATTTCGATGGCTATGGCCTGGGCGGAGCGCTGCGCAAAAGTAACATTGGCAACAATGTACGCTGGATGTGCGAAGAATTGCCAGAGGATAAGCCGCGCCATATGCTGGGTATATCCGAGCCAGATGACATTTTCGACTGTATTGAAAACGGTGCCGACACCTTCGACTGCGTGTCACCTGCTCGCGTGGGACGCAATGGTGCGCTGTATACAAAGCGAGGCCGTGTTAATATTACACGCTCGGAGTTCAAAGAAAAACTCGAGCCCTTCGACGCTGACTGTGATTGTTATACTTGCCAGAACTTCACCGCCGCCTATCTCCATCACCTCTTCAAGTCAGATGAACTGCTGAGTAATACCTTGGCTACAATTCACAACGAGCGCTTCATCGTGCGCTTGGTCGATGATATCCGCGCCAGTATCGCTGACAACTCTTTCTTTGATTTCAAGCAAGAGTTTCTTGCAGGTTACTACAGTAAGCGCGAATCAGCCTAA